A DNA window from Alligator mississippiensis isolate rAllMis1 chromosome 11, rAllMis1, whole genome shotgun sequence contains the following coding sequences:
- the LOC132243824 gene encoding olfactory receptor 6F1-like, with amino-acid sequence MAGLEQGNQTLITEFVFRGFGDVYDLQSLLFLLFLMIYILTLVGNAVILALVVTDHCLRTPMYFFLGNLSFLEICYTSTILPRMLASLLNKENGISLSGCFFQFYAFGSFACSECYLLSAMSYDRFLAICKPLHYGGLMNTKVCIQLAAWPWVIGFVANGFTSFLASQLTFCGSNKIDHFFCDYTPLLVLSCSETHTTETAMSIVATVCTVPPFLLTVTSYICIIATILKIPSTTGRKKAFSTCSSHLIVVIMFYGALMTVYLLPKNDVLKDLNKLFSLFYTVLTPLLNPLIYSLRNKDFRVALSKSVNKHMPLLRVQIIRTLF; translated from the coding sequence ATGGCAGGGCtagaacaaggaaaccaaacttTGATTACAGAATTTGTCTTCCGGGGATTTGGTGATGTCTATGACCTCCAGAGCCTTCTCTTCCTGCTCTTCCTCATGATCTACATTTTGACCTTGGTAGGAAACGCTGTCATTCTTGCCCTAGTTGTCACTGACCACTGCCTTcgcacccccatgtacttcttcctggggaaTTTATCCTTCTTGGAGATCTGCTACACCTCTACCATCCTGCCCAGGATGTTGGCTAGTTTGCTTAACAAAGAAAATGGGATTTCATTAAGTGGTTGCTTCTTTCAGTTTTATGCTTTCGGTTCCTTTGCATGTTCCGAGTGTTATCTCTTATCTGCCATGTCCTATGATCGGTTCTTAGCAATatgcaaaccactgcattatggAGGCTTGATGAACACCAAGGTCTGTATCCAGCTAGCAGCATGGCCTTGGGTAATTGGATTTGTAGCTAATGGCTTCACATCATTCTTGGCATCACAGCTGACTTTCTGTGGGTCCAACAAAATtgaccatttcttctgtgattaCACACCATTGCTAGTGCTGTCCTGCAGCGAAACCCACACAACAGAGACAGCTATGTCTATCGTTGCCACCGTGTGCACGGTGCCTCCCTTTCTGCTCACCGTGACATCCTATATTTGTATCATTGCCACCATCCTGAAAATCCCTTCTACCACCGGGAGGAAAAAAGCCTTTTCCACCTGCTCCTCTCACCTTATTGTAGTTATAATGTTCTATGGGGCTTTGATGACTGTCTATCTGTTACCCAAAAATGATGTATTAAAAGATCTAAACAAGCTATTCTCTCTTTTTTACACTGTCTTGACCCCTTTGTTAAATCCTCTTATATACAGCCTGAGAAATAAAGATTTTAGGGTGGCCCTGAGTAAATCAGTCAATAAACATATGCCTCTACTGAGGGTTCAAATAATCCGAACTCTTTTTTAA